A region from the Bactrocera dorsalis isolate Fly_Bdor chromosome 1, ASM2337382v1, whole genome shotgun sequence genome encodes:
- the LOC125775480 gene encoding uncharacterized protein LOC125775480, producing MEIWMEISSQVVSKHQSVMASRVNEELWKDFFEIYRSHPEVWKVKSEEYKNKSKKNAAYEALLKKYKDIDPKANLETLKYKINSLRGCYRRELKKIKRSEKSGAGIEEIYVPSLWYFHDLAFLEEQETQMTGMSSIEIEENGDTTVEDNAPCAKKDKEEFGKKEKQQLLIKAVKALEDSTRPNDDASTFSSTWEVLFRKLDPNQQLFANKTIMEVLYQGALGRLNENSHQMFNVFNIFLIVTTRQHVLIQEHCKVVRNT from the exons TCGTAAGCAAACATCAAAGCGTAATGGCGTCACGGGTAAATGAAGAACTGTGGAAGGACTTCTTCGAAATTTATCGAAGCCATCCAGAAGTATGGAAGGTGAAAAGTGaggagtataaaaacaaatcaaagaaGAATGCTGCTTATGAAGCactgctaaaaaaatataaggataTAGATCCAAAAGCTAATTTAGAAacgttaaaatacaaaataaactcACTTCGAGGATGTTATCGGcgtgagttaaaaaaaataaagcgaagTGAGAAATCTGGAGCAGGAATAGAGGAAATATATGTACCGTCTTTGTGGTACTTTCATGACCTGGCATTCTTGGAAGAGCAAGAAACACAGATGACGGGCATGTCATCAATAGAGATTGAGGAAAATGGGGACACGACTGTGGAAGAC aatGCACCTTGCGCAAAAAAAGACAAAGAAGAATttggtaaaaaagaaaaacaacagttGCTTATTAAAGCAGTCAAAGCTTTAGAAGATTCGACGCGGCCCAATGATGATGCAAGTACCTTCAGTTCGACTTGGGAAGTCCTCTTCAGGAAACTTGACCCTAATCAACAATTATTTGCCAATAAAACCATTATGGAGGTGTTGTACCAAGGAGCTTTGGGACGGTTGAACGAAAATTCCCATCAGATGTTCAacgttttcaacatttttcttatagTGACAACTCGTCAACATGTTTTGATTCAAGAACATTGCAAAGTCGTCCGGAATACTTAA